One segment of Carya illinoinensis cultivar Pawnee chromosome 13, C.illinoinensisPawnee_v1, whole genome shotgun sequence DNA contains the following:
- the LOC122292625 gene encoding eukaryotic translation initiation factor 4G isoform X2, whose product MSHNQYRSDKSETTQYRRTDRRSASSNQQRGSSGAYGKGGGPAPSPSHNLSSLRSVKKNNNNAQGGGQSRTSLPTVNSSSLESSNASTPRGTAVQNGSHVQPQHASDVPTTSAAAKPTELLAPQKSTRAVPKPPTSQSASVNADSTAPRTPAKAPGDASKAFPFQFGSISPGCMNGMQVPARTSSAPPNLDEQKRDQARHDSFRSVAPLPAPSAPKQLPRKDVSPVIQGPVIQANTGEAHSVPKVKKDVQVSPPPPAGQPQKPSVHPMTGMPMQMPFHQPQLPVQFGGPNQQIQSQGMTAASLQIPLNLPLSMGNSPQMQQPMYLPSLQHLPMQTQGLMHQAQGLSFPNQMGQLGNMGISMTPHYPQQQGGNYGGPRKTPVKITHPETREELKLDKRADSYSDVGSAGPRTHPNVHPKSQPIPSYAPSHPISFYSPNSYNASSIFYPPQSSVPLTSSQIAANSQASRFNYPATQGPQNMTFVNPSAHNPIPVNKTGTQIHGVADPPNLERSRDVHNIISSHPSTTVPITVKPITGPSIGEKVGDSLLSNSSHVVQKGESPKHVRPSGEANLSHPQRDSQSFPQVSLWQMKTSSDSLVSKSLLVVTEQSVAVSDASCSDGLIPDHLSSVSGSPSEESALVVPNYEGRRRETLVRSNSIKDHQKKPGKKGYIQPPHEAASESISTSNFPSSALEHGISTNGGVSGAVLAKTTTTHANSEVVSSFQQSLSSVGDATHDASELKVDSVGEDSTSVSSQICGARIILDTSETVHHARPDEQLDQETVGIDEQGESRLPEGSKLDNIGGEISSEPILLKSQERTKQIEGEQSGQDSGLKAITTNDEVLTSKTVQRGLDEPVRDHTEIGRTTDKLEMCSFKVLSSTDGGSSHGEKSSYLDAFSSRSDSVGSSEVVAIRGISDQLSAHILTPDIAEATSKHEGEGVENIDDLVSFGASGAKDKPISDLNRPKSTGKAKKKRKECLLKADAAGSISDLYNAYKGPEEKKETVASTESTESTSSSVHVKALTDAVELDAPVSEKSRLEKAEPDDWEDAADISTPKLEVSDDGQQIHGILDDHDKDGVGTMTKKYSRDFLLIFSEQCTDLPHGFEITADIAEAVMSGGFNSSHLVERDSYPSPGRIIDRLSGGSRIDRRGSGMIEEDRWSKVPGNFGSGRDVRLDSGHGVNAGFRPGSGGNYGVLRNPRVQTPVQYPGGILHGPSMGSQGGMSRNSPDADRWLRSASIQQRGLIPSPQTPLLIMHRAEKKYEVGKVTDEEEAKQRQLKGILNKLTPQNFEKLFEQVRAVKIDNAVTLTGVISQIFDKALMEPTFCEMYADFCSHLAEELPDFKRVLLNKCQEEFERGEREQEEANKADEEGEIKQSAEEREEKRVKARRRMLGNIRLIGELYKKKMLTERIMHTCIKKLLGQSQTPDEEDVEALCKLMSTIGEMIDHPRAKEHMDAYFDRMKMLSTNSNLSTRVRFMLKDAMDLRKNKWQQRRKVEGPKKIDEVHRDAAQERQAQSSRLSRGLSINQSARRTPMDFGPRGSTVLSSPNAQLGGFRGMSTPVRGLSIQDVRLEDRQSHDTRMPSVPLPQRPSLDDSITLGPQGGLGRGMSIRGPPSMRSTPVADVSPVSPDLRRMAAGLNGYSTLPVRTTYGTREDLVPRYIPDRFAAPAAYESSSSQERNLSYGNRDPRNPDRSSDRSLAISPPARGQGTALPQNVPSEKVWLEERLRDKSMAAIKEYYSARDEKEVELCVKELDSPSFHPSMVSLWVADSLERKDMERDLLAKLLIYLSKSGDGVLTQAQLIKGFESVLTTLEDAVNDAPRAPEFLGHIFAKVITENVIPLREIGWLIHKGGEEPGHLLEVGLAADVLGSTLEIIKSEKGDSDFNEIWASSTLRFEDFRPPDPNRSRKLEKFI is encoded by the exons ATGTCCCATAATCAATATAGGTCGGATAAGAGCGAGACGACACAGTACAGGAGAACCGATAGGCGATCCGCGAGCTCCAACCAGCAGCGGGGTTCCTCAGGAGCTTACGGCAAGGGCGGCGGGCCCGCCCCTTCTCCGTCGCACAATCTATCCTCCCTCCGCAG tgttaagaagaataataataatgcacAAGGAGGAGGTCAATCCAGAACAAGCTTGCCCACTGTCAATTCGTCATCATTGGAGTCTAGTAATGCTTCTACGCCGCGTGGTACCGCAGTACAGAATGGTTCCCATGTACAGCCCCAACATG CATCTGATGTGCCGACTACAAGCGCAGCTGCCAAGCCGACTGAGTTGTTGGCTCCTCAGAAAAGCACCCGAGCGGTTCCAAAGCCTCCGACTTCTCAATCTGCCTCTGTGAACGCTGACTCAACAGCTCCTAGGACACCTGCAAAGG CCCCTGGAGATGCGTCTAAGGCATTCCCCTTTCAGTTTGGGTCCATAAGTCCTGGCTGCATGAATGGGATGCAG GTTCCTGCTAGAACTAGCTCAGCGCCCCCAAATTTGGATGAACAGAAACGAGATCAG GCACGCCATGATTCTTTTAGATCAGTAGCTCCGTTGCCAGCTCCTTCTGCACCTAAGCAGTTACCGAGAAAGGATGTCAGTCCTGTAATCCAAGGTCCTGTAATCCAAGCTAATACTGGGGAGGCTCATTCAGTGCCCAAGGTAAAAAAGGATGTGCAAGTCTCACCTCCACCACCAGCAGGCCAACCACAGAAGCCTTCTGTTCATCCCATGACTGGGATGCCCATGCAAATGCCATTTCACCAGCCACAGCTTCCTGTGCAATTCGGAGGCCCCAACCAACAGATTCAATCCCAGGGAATGACAGCTGCTTCACTTCAAATTCCATTGAATTTACCGTTGTCCATGGGAAATTCACCCCAAATGCAACAGCCTATGTATCTTCCCAGTCTCCAACACCTTCCTATGCAGACACAAGGTCTTATGCATCAAGCCCAGGGCTTGAGTTTCCCTAATCAAATGGGTCAGTTGGGCAATATGGGAATCAGCATGACTCCACATTATCCCCAGCAACAGGGGGGAAATTATGGTGGTCCTCGTAAAACTCCCGTCAAGATTACTCATCCAGAGACACGTGAAGAGTTAAAGCTTGATAAACGGGCAGATTCCTATTCAGACGTCGGGTCAGCTGGTCCTAGGACTCACCCTAACGTGCATCCTAAATCACAGCCTATTCCATCATATGCACCTTCTCATCCCATTAGCTTTTATTCTCCCAATTCTTACAATGCCAGCTCTATATTTTATCCACCCCAGAGTTCTGTTCCTTTAACAAGTAGCCAGATAGCAGCCAATTCTCAAGCTTCAAGATTTAACTATCCAGCTACACAGGGTCCCCAAAACATGACTTTTGTGAATCCATCGGCTCATAATCCCATACCTGTAAATAAGACTGGGACCCAAATTCATGGTGTTGCAGATCCACCAAACTTGGAACGTTCTCGTGATGTACATAACATAATCTCCTCTCATCCATCAACAACAGTACCAATTACAGTTAAGCCAATCACTGGTCCTTCTATTGGAGAAAAGGTTGGAGACTCATTGCTGTCAAATAGCTCACATGtcgttcaaaagggtgaatctCCAAAACATGTGAGGCCATCTGGGGAAGCTAACTTATCACATCCTCAAAGGGACTCGCAGAGTTTTCCACAAGTCTCTTTGTGGCAGATGAAAACTAGCTCTGACTCATTGGTCTCCAAGTCATTGCTGGTGGTGACTGAACAGTCAGTGGCTGTTTCAGATGCTAGTTGTTCTGACGGTCTGATACCCGATCACTTATCTTCAGTTTCAGGTTCACCATCCGAGGAATCTGCTCTAGTTGTGCCCAATTATGAAGGCAGAAGAAGGGAAACCCTTGTTAGGTCAAACTCGATTAAAGATCATCAAAAGAAGCCAGGCAAGAAAGGATACATCCAACCACCTCATGAG GCTGCTAGCGAATCTATTTCAACATCAAATTTTCCTTCTTCAGCTCTAGAGCATGGTATATCTACTAACGGTGGAGTTTCAGGAGCTGTACTTGCTAAAACAACTACTACGCATGCGAATAGTGAAGTTGTTTCATCATTTCAGCAATCACTGTCATCTGTTGGTGATGCTACTCATGATGCTTCTGAATTAAAGGTTGACAGTGTTGGAGAGGACTCAACTAGTGTCTCATCTCAGATTTGTGGTGCTCGAATCATTCTTGATACCTCTGAAACTGTTCATCATGCTAGGCCAGATGAACAATTAGACCAAGAAACGGTGGGAATAGATGAACAAGGAGAAAGCAGATTGCCTGAAGGGTCCAAACTGGATAATATTGGTGGTGAGATATCTTCAGAGCCTATTTTGTTAAAATCTCAGGAAAGAACTAAACAAATTGAGGGAGAACAGTCTGGACAAGATTCTGGTCTGAAGGCAATAACTACAAATGATGAGGTTCTAACTTCAAAGACTGTACAGAGGGGGCTGGATGAACCTGTGAGGGATCATACAGAAATTGGCAGGACAACTGATAAATTAGAAATGTGCAGCTTTAAGGTTTTGAGCTCCACAGATGGTGGAAGTTCTCATGGTGAGAAGAGCTCATATTTGGATGCCTTTTCAAGCAGAAGTGATAGTGTAGGCAGTAGTGAAGTTGTTGCAATACGTGGTATATCAGATCAGCTGTCTGCTCATATTCTAACCCCTGATATTGCAGAAGCAACCTCAAAACATGAAGGGGAAGGTGTAGAGAACATTGATGACTTGGTCTCTTTTGGAGCATCAGGTGCCAAGGATAAACCTATTTCTGATCTGAATAGGCCAAAGAGTACTGGTAAagcaaaaaagaagagaaaagaatgtCTTCTAAAAGCTGATGCTGCTGGGTCAATTTCTGATCTTTATAATGCTTATAAGGGCccggaggaaaagaaagaaactgtTGCATCTACAGAAAGTACCGAGAGCACTTCTTCTAGTGTGCATGTGAAGGCACTTACTGATGCTGTTGAATTAGATGCCCCAGTGAGCGAGAAAAGTAGACTGGAAAAAGCTGAACCTGATGATTGGGAAGACGCCGCTGACATATCAACACCAAAATTAGAAGTTTCGGATGATGGACAACAGATACATGGAATACTGGATGATCATGACAAAGATGGAGTTGGAACTATGACCAAAAAGTATTCCAGAGATTTCCTCTTGATTTTTTCAGAGCAATGCACTGATCTTCCACATGGTTTTGAGATTACAGCTGATATAGCAGAGGCTGTGATGAGTGGTGGTTTCAATAGCTCTCATCTTGTTGAACGAGATTCATACCCTAGTCCTGGGAGAATAATAGACAGGCTAAGTGGGGGATCTCGAATAGACCGCCGTGGTAGTGGTATGATCGAGGAAGACAGGTGGAGTAAAGTACCTGGTAATTTTGGTTCAGGGCGGGATGTGCGTCTGGATTCCGGCCATGGGGTTAATGCAGGTTTTCGACCTGGATCGGGTGGCAATTATGGTGTTCTTCGGAACCCACGTGTGCAAACACCCGTGCAGTATCCTGGAGGTATCCTCCATGGGCCATCTATGGGATCTCAGGGCGGAATGTCTAGAAATAGTCCTGATGCTGACAGGTGGTTACGTTCTGCCAGTATTCAACAGAGGGGTTTGATTCCATCTCCTCAGACTCCATTACTAATTATGCACAGAGCTGAGAAGAAATATGAAGTGGGTAAGGTGACGGATGAGGAAGAGGCAAAGCAAAGGCAACTGAAAGGCATTTTAAACAAGCTCACTCCGCAGAACTTTGAGAAACTTTTTGAGCAAGTGAGAGCTGTCAAAATTGACAATGCTGTCACTCTAACTGGTGTCATCTCGCAGATCTTTGACAAAGCTTTGATGGAGCCTACTTTCTGTGAGATGTATGCTGATTTCTGTAGTCATCTGGCTGAGGAGTTGCCTGATTTCAAGAGAGTACTTCTGAACAAGTGCCAGGAGGAATTTGAGAGAGGGGAAAGAGAGCAAGAAGAAGCTAATAAAGCTGATGAAGAGGGGGAGATTAAACAGTCTGcagaggaaagagaagagaagagagttAAGGCTCGAAGACGAATGCTGGGTAACATTAGATTGATAGGGGAGTTATACAAGAAGAAAATGTTAACTGAGCGAATAATGCACACGTGCATAAAGAAGTTGTTGGGTCAGTCTCAAACTCCTGATGAAGAAGATGTTGAAGCTTTGTGCAAATTGATGAGTACTATTGGGGAGATGATTGACCATCCCAGGGCCAAGGAGCATATGGATGCATATTTTGATAGAATGAAGATGCTCTCTACCAATTCGAATTTATCAACCAGGGTCAGGTTCATGTTGAAGGATGCGATGGATTTGAGAAAGAATAAATGGCAACAGAGAAGAAAAGTTGAAGGGCCGAAAAAGATTGATGAAGTGCACAGAGATGCTGCTCAAGAACGACAGGCACAATCCAGTAGGTTGAGTCGTGGTTTAAGCATCAACCAGTCAGCTAGAAGGACACCTATGGATTTTGGTCCTAGAGGGTCAACAGTATTGTCTTCCCCAAATGCTCAGCTGGGTGGTTTCCGTGGAATGTCTACTCCAGTTCGTGGGCTTAGCATTCAGGATGTTCGCTTGGAGGACAGACAATCTCATGACACTAGGATGCCGTCAGTTCCCTTGCCTCAGAGACCCAGTCTTGATGATTCTATTACTTTGGGACCTCAAGGTGGTCTTGGGAGAGGAATGTCAATCAGAGGACCGCCGTCAATGCGAAGTACTCCAGTAGCTGATGTATCTCCAGTCTCCCCAGATCTCAGAAGAATGGCAGCTGGTTTGAATGGCTACAGCACTTTACCAGTGCGAACAACTTATGGCACAAGGGAGGATCTTGTTCCAAGATATATTCCGGATAGATTTGCAGCTCCAGCTGCTTATGAATCTTCAAGTTCTCAAGAGCGCAATTTGAGTTATGGTAACAGAGACCCAAGGAATCCAGACCGGAGTTCTGATAGATCTCTTGCAATCTCACCACCTGCACGAGGGCAGGGAACAGCTCTTCCTCAAAATGTGCCTTCAGAAAAAGTATGGCTTGAAGAACGCCTTCGGGATAAGTCAATGGCAGCAATTAAAGAATATTACAG tGCCAGAGACGAGAAAGAAGTTGAACTATGTGTAAAAGAATTGGATTCACCAAGCTTCCATCCGTCGATGGTATCGTTATGGGTTGCAGACTCATTGGAGAGGAAGGACATGGAAAGGGATCTTTTGGCAAAGCTTCTGATCTATCTTTCTAAGTCCGGGGATGGTGTGTTGACTCAAGCCCAGCTCATCAAAGG GTTTGAATCTGTTCTGACTACTCTGGAAGATGCCGTAAATGATGCCCCAAGAGCACCAGAATTTCTTGGTCATatctttgccaaagtcattacAGAAAATGTGATCCCTTTGAGAGAGATTGGGTGGTTAATACATAAAGGGGGAGAGGAGCCGGGTCATCTTCTAGAAGTTGGGCTTGCGGCAGATGTTCTTGGAAGCACCTTGGAAATTATAAAATCCGAGAAGGGGGATTCTGACTTCAATGAAATCTGGGCAAGCTCCACCTTGAGGTTTGAGGATTTTCGGCCTCCAGATCCTAACAGGTCAAGGAAGTTAGAGAAATTTATTTAG